Genomic DNA from Synechococcus sp. UW179A:
TGAGGCGATCTCTGGCACCACGCCGCCCCACTGGGCATGCTCCTCAATCTGGGATGCAATCTGATGCGACAGCACCTGCAAGCGACCATCGCTCTGCTCCACCACAGCTGCGGCAGACTCGTCACAACTTGTTTCGAGGGCTAGGACCTTGGCCATGCAGGTCAACAGGCTCCATTACTGTCCATTTGATACATCCTGCCTCTCCAGGGCAGGCTCAAGAGGCACCGTTCCGATGCGTCGTTTCTTCGCCCTCGCGCTTTCGGCCTTACTAGTCTTCGGTTTTGCGCCAGTCGCCAAAGCTGATGTAGCAGGATTGACCCCCTGTTCTGAAAGTGCACGCTTCCAGCAACGTGCCAGTGCAGCTTCAACTCCACAGGCCGTAGCCCGCTTCAAGATGTACAGCAAAGCCTCCTGTGGTGAGGACGGTCTTCCTCATCTGATCGTTGACGGTCGCTGGAACCATGCTGGTGATTTCGTACTCCCCGGACTGATGTTTCTCTACATCACCGGAACCATTGGCTGGGCCGGACGTGATTATCTCAAGGCCATTCGCGGTCGCAAGGACCAGAACATGCTCGAGATCCAGCTGGACATGAAACTGGCGTTGAACTCCGTTGTCAAAGCAGCGACATGGCCTGTTGCTGCCATTGCAGAGTTCAATAGTGGCAAGCTCACAGAAAGTGATTCGAAAATCACAGTTTCACCACGCTGATTACAAAAGCTCCTCTCCCTAACTGCCAAACGATGAAAAAATTTCTCTCCACTGCACCTGTAGTTGCAGCCATTTGGTTCACGTTGACTGCAGGCATCCTGATCGAGTGGAACAGATTCTTCCCCGATCTACTGTTCCACCCGCTCTGAAAATTCAAGTTTCGTACAGCCCCATCAACCGCTCAAGATTGTTGAGAGCGGTTTGGAGGTCATCGTTAACGACAACAGCATCGAATTCTTGCTGAGCTTTTAGCTCAGTCCGAGCGCGATCCAGTCGTTTGGCAATCGCGGCCTCTGCCTCCGTGCCGCGGCCGCGTATCCGTTGTTCGAGTTCTTCAAAACTCGGTGGTGCAAGAAAGATTTGTAGGGCTTGAGGAAAGCTTCGGCGCACCTGACGGGCACCCTCAAGTTCAATTTCCAGCAAAACGGGAGTTCCCGACTCAAGCCTGCCCAAGACTGGTTGCTTGGGGGTTCCGTAGCAGTTGCCGGCGAATTCAGCCCACTCCAGTAATCCTCCCTCGCTGACCAGTTGGTCAAATGATTTACGCGAATGAAAGAAGTAGTGAATCCCATCCTGTTCACCCTCCCGAGGAGCCCTGGTGGTAGCCGAAACAGAAAGCCAGAGCTGCGGATGACGCTCAAGTAGGCGTGTCACCAAAGTCCCTTTGCCAACGCCGCTGGGGCCTGTTAGCAAAGTGAGCCTGGCGTGGCGATCGATCGTTGCCATGGCTTGTGTGCAGTCAGGCAGCACGGTAGGAAGGCACCCCAGTCGAAAGGCCACCGGATAGCGATGGCGAACAGCACGCTTCAGGTGATGGACCTCACCAGCCTTCGAGCGGTGCTGGGGGATCTGCGAACACAGATCATTCCAAGTCGCTTTGAAAAAGCTCAACAACCGAATCAGCAGAGTCTGCAGCTGGGCTTACGAACCCTCAAAGGGATGGTCTGGCTGGAACTCAGCTGGCAGGCAGACGCCGCCAGACTGGTTCAGATCCCCTCTCCCAGCAAGATTGGGAGTGGCAGCACGCTTGCTCAGCAGGTTCAGCACGGCTTGAAACAGCTGGCCCTGGTTGAACTAGAGCAGAGTGACTTTGAGCGGGTTGTGCTGTTGCATTTCGCTCCACGCCCAGGCGAGGAAAGCGTGCGCACGTTGGTTCTCGAGATGATGAGTCGCCACAGCAATGTGCTGCTGCTGGATAAACAGAAGCGGATCACCGCCATTGCCAGACAGGTGAGACAGCACCAGTCACGGGTACGGCCGCTGAGCAGTGGGGATGCCTACGTCCCGCCACCATCACTTCAGAGCCTGCCACCAAGCCTCGAGGAACCGTTCGAACAGTGGAAGCGCAGACTGAGTCTGGTCCCGGTCGAGCTGGGCAAAGCGCTGCGCGACACCTATCAGGGCATTAGCCCCGCTCTGACAAGGCAACTCATCAACTTTCCCTCAAAACATGAGGCGCCGTTACCGCTCTCAGCCAGCACTCCTGTGGCAGAAATCAGCGACAACCAATGGCTGCTGCTGCATCAACGCTGGACGCGATGGCTGAATTATCTCAATTGTGGCGATTTCATCCTTCACTTCGATGAGTCCGGTGGCTACCGCGTTTGGAATGATCCGGCCGACTCAGCAAGTGAAGGCGAATCTCTCAGCCTTCGTTTAGGGCTGTATTACCGGAACCATCTCAACCAGCGACAACTGATGAGAGAGAGCCAGGAGCTGCAACAGCTTTTAGAACAGAGCCGACAACGGGAACAGGCACAACGTCTCGAACAGGTCGAGCGACTGCATGCCAGTGATGGAGCCGATGATCTTCAACACCAGGCCGATGCCATTCTCTGTCAGGCCGCTCCTGACAGAGACAGCATTGACCAGGCCCAGAAGCTTTACCAGCGCGCGAGACGACTGCGACGATCCATTCCCCTGATCGAAGAACGACTGGTCCATCACGATCAACGCCTTGAGCTGATTGAAGGCAGCGAAAGCTTCCTGGCAGATCTGATGCAGGCGGATTGGGACGATGCTGACGATCGCAACCGACAACTGCGTGAGCTGAGGGCCGAACTGGAGGATCTGCTAACCCCTCGCCGCCGCCGTCGCCATAGCGGTCCTCCCCCGCGGCACCCCCAGCCATTGGAGATCCGCTCCGAGCATGGGTTGGTGATTCAGGTGGGGCGCAATCACCGCCAGAACGAGTGGATCAGCCTGCGCCAGGCTCGGGCAGGGGACCTCTGGTTTCATGCACAGGAGTGTCCGGGAAGCCATGTCGTGCTCAAGGCCTCGGCAGCAGCTGCTTCGGAACTGGACCTGCAGCTTGCGGCAGACCTTGCGGCCTGGTTCAGCCGTGCGAAGAGAAATCGAAGGGTGCCGGTGGTGATGACTGGCGTAGAACATCTGCAGAGAATCCCTGGCACTGCACCAGGAACCGTGAGACATCGTCAGGCCGAGCTGGTCTGGGCGGAACCTGACCGTGCACACAAAACCCTTCAAGCTTGGGACCCCCTAGCCTGACTTCAGTTCACTGCTCACTCACCTCTGACGCCGATCTCGCCTGAAGAGTCCCCGAAGCTGTCACCGCCGCCGCCGATTCGGATCGGAGTTCAGGACGGTCCTCCCAACGACGTGGAGATGCCTCTGGTTGATCATCTGGAGGAGCTGCGTCAGAGAGTGCTGCGCAGTCTTGTTGCAGTCGTTGTCTGTGCCTTGGCCTGCCTTCTGGCCGTGCGGCCTCTGGTGAGAATTCTTGAAGAGCCCGCTGGTTCGATCCGTTTCCTGCAACTGGCTCCTGGGGAGTTTTTGTTCGTGTCCTTCAAAGTGGCCGGCTATGCAGGGCTCACGCTGGCACTTCCCTACGTGCTGTATCAGGGGCTTGCCTTTGTTCTGCCAGGCCTCACCCGTAGAGAGCGCCGACTGATTGCGCCGTCGGTGGCGGGATCAGCGGTTCTATTCATGGCAGGGCTTGCCTTTGCATGGTGGGCACTGGTGCCAGCGGCCCTGAATTTTCTTGTCAGTTATGGCGCTGATGTCGTTGAGCCCATCTGGTCGATTGAGCGCTATCTGGACTTCGTTCTGCTGCTCATGTTGTCGACCGGATTGGCCTTTCAGCTTCCTGTTCTTCAGCTTCTTCTAGGAGTCTTCGGCCTGGTCAACTGGCAACGCATGCTCTCGGCCTGGCGCTGGGTTGTATTGATCTCAGCCCTGGCCGGTGCCGTCCTGACTCCGTCCACGGACCCGGTCACCATGTTGTTGCTGGCTGGGGCGATCACAGCTCTCTATCTGATCGGAGTGCTGCTTGTTGCAGCAGTTCAGCGGTTCAGAGCAGAAACTCCTCCAGAGTCCCCTCCCCCTGCAGCTGCAGACTGAGCGCCTTTCCAAGTCGCGGCTTGTCTCGGGTCGTGAGCAACCAGTCACGAACAGTCTCCGCTTCTCCGAGTCTGTTAACGATTTCCAAGACTTCCGCAAGATGAGCCCGGTAATCGGGCTCATCCAAAGGGAAGGACTGTTGCTCGAGGTAAGCCCACATCACCTGGATGTACATCCGCCTCCGTCTGGTGACGAGCTGCAGGTCATAACTGGCTTGCCAGCGAGATCGCAGCAGGTCGATCACTTCATCGACAGACAGAGGGCGTGACTCCCCCGAGGAGGAGTGATCAGCGAGCACTGGTGAAGACCTTAAACATCAATGAAAATCCAGTGTCCGCAAAGTGTGACACGCCCCTATAGCGCCCATAATGGGCCCCATCCAGTGCCCAACGAACGTCAGCCATGACTCAGATGCCAGCCGCTGATGTGCCCGGAATGGGCCGCAGGCAGTTCATGAATCTGTTGACTTTCGGGTCCGTGACCGGTGTCGCGCTCGGAGCGCTCTATCCGGTGGTGAATTACTTCATTCCTCCGCGAGCTGCAGGAAGCGGTGGGGGCACTAGTGCCAAGGATGAACTCGGTAACCCTGTGACGCTGACAGGCTGGCTGAGTGATCACCCCACAGGTGATCGCAGCCTTGTCCAGGGACTTAAGGGAGATCCCACTTATTTAATTGTTGAAGGTGAAGACGCCATCGGCAGTTATGGCATCAATGCCATCTGCACCCACCTTGGCTGTGTCGTCCCCTGGAACAGTGGTGCCAACAAGTTCATGTGCCCCTGCCATGGCAGCCAATACGACGCCACCGGCAAGGTGGTAAGGGGCCCTGCGCCCCTCTCTCTGGCCCTCGCCAACGTGAGCGTTGAGGACGACAACGTTTTCGTGAGCCAGTGGACCGAAACCGACTTCCGAACAGGTGAGAAGCCCTGGTGGGGCTGATCAACAACCTTTTCCCACCGCTCTCTCAAACACGCCTCCGATGCGCCGAATTCTTTCCCCACTTTTCGCAGCCCTGATCCTGGGCTTTGCCGTGTTCACGGCTCCTTCAAGCAGCTGGGCTTACCCCTTCTGGGCTCAGCAGAACTATGCATCTCCAAGAGAAGCCACAGGCAAGATCGTCTGCGCAAACTGCCACCTGGCCAAGAAAATCACCCAGGCAGAGGTTCCTCAATCCGTTCTTCCCGACACGGTGTTCAAGGCGGCAGTGAAAATCCCTTACGAGCAAGGGCTCCAGGAAATCGGTGC
This window encodes:
- the gmk gene encoding guanylate kinase, yielding MATIDRHARLTLLTGPSGVGKGTLVTRLLERHPQLWLSVSATTRAPREGEQDGIHYFFHSRKSFDQLVSEGGLLEWAEFAGNCYGTPKQPVLGRLESGTPVLLEIELEGARQVRRSFPQALQIFLAPPSFEELEQRIRGRGTEAEAAIAKRLDRARTELKAQQEFDAVVVNDDLQTALNNLERLMGLYET
- a CDS encoding Photosystem I reaction center subunit III, which encodes MRRFFALALSALLVFGFAPVAKADVAGLTPCSESARFQQRASAASTPQAVARFKMYSKASCGEDGLPHLIVDGRWNHAGDFVLPGLMFLYITGTIGWAGRDYLKAIRGRKDQNMLEIQLDMKLALNSVVKAATWPVAAIAEFNSGKLTESDSKITVSPR
- a CDS encoding NFACT family protein; the protein is MANSTLQVMDLTSLRAVLGDLRTQIIPSRFEKAQQPNQQSLQLGLRTLKGMVWLELSWQADAARLVQIPSPSKIGSGSTLAQQVQHGLKQLALVELEQSDFERVVLLHFAPRPGEESVRTLVLEMMSRHSNVLLLDKQKRITAIARQVRQHQSRVRPLSSGDAYVPPPSLQSLPPSLEEPFEQWKRRLSLVPVELGKALRDTYQGISPALTRQLINFPSKHEAPLPLSASTPVAEISDNQWLLLHQRWTRWLNYLNCGDFILHFDESGGYRVWNDPADSASEGESLSLRLGLYYRNHLNQRQLMRESQELQQLLEQSRQREQAQRLEQVERLHASDGADDLQHQADAILCQAAPDRDSIDQAQKLYQRARRLRRSIPLIEERLVHHDQRLELIEGSESFLADLMQADWDDADDRNRQLRELRAELEDLLTPRRRRRHSGPPPRHPQPLEIRSEHGLVIQVGRNHRQNEWISLRQARAGDLWFHAQECPGSHVVLKASAAAASELDLQLAADLAAWFSRAKRNRRVPVVMTGVEHLQRIPGTAPGTVRHRQAELVWAEPDRAHKTLQAWDPLA
- the tatC gene encoding twin-arginine translocase subunit TatC; the encoded protein is MPLVDHLEELRQRVLRSLVAVVVCALACLLAVRPLVRILEEPAGSIRFLQLAPGEFLFVSFKVAGYAGLTLALPYVLYQGLAFVLPGLTRRERRLIAPSVAGSAVLFMAGLAFAWWALVPAALNFLVSYGADVVEPIWSIERYLDFVLLLMLSTGLAFQLPVLQLLLGVFGLVNWQRMLSAWRWVVLISALAGAVLTPSTDPVTMLLLAGAITALYLIGVLLVAAVQRFRAETPPESPPPAAAD
- the psaJ gene encoding photosystem I reaction center subunit IX translates to MKKFLSTAPVVAAIWFTLTAGILIEWNRFFPDLLFHPL
- a CDS encoding DUF3067 family protein; its protein translation is MLADHSSSGESRPLSVDEVIDLLRSRWQASYDLQLVTRRRRMYIQVMWAYLEQQSFPLDEPDYRAHLAEVLEIVNRLGEAETVRDWLLTTRDKPRLGKALSLQLQGEGTLEEFLL
- the petC gene encoding cytochrome b6-f complex iron-sulfur subunit, with the translated sequence MTQMPAADVPGMGRRQFMNLLTFGSVTGVALGALYPVVNYFIPPRAAGSGGGTSAKDELGNPVTLTGWLSDHPTGDRSLVQGLKGDPTYLIVEGEDAIGSYGINAICTHLGCVVPWNSGANKFMCPCHGSQYDATGKVVRGPAPLSLALANVSVEDDNVFVSQWTETDFRTGEKPWWG